A genome region from Pseudanabaena sp. Chao 1811 includes the following:
- the trpS gene encoding tryptophan--tRNA ligase, which yields MQKRVLSGVQPTGNLHIGNYLGAIRNWVETQADYENFFCVVDLHAITVPHDPKTLASNTRDIAALYIACGIDPEISTIFVQSHVSAHAELTWLLNCITPLNWLERMIQFKEKAIKQGENVGVGLLDYPVLMAADILLYQADLVPVGEDQKQHLELTRDIAGRFNDQFAPVLKVPNPLIRKEGARVMSLTDGTKKMSKSDPSEMSRIHLLDKPDEIAKKIKKCKTDAVRELAFDDSDRPEANNLLGLYAIFANKTKEEVQAEAATWRGWGDFKTVLTDAAIAHLEPIQTKYNEVVKESGYLDHVLKEGREKASETAFKALNAVKDAMGYLPPL from the coding sequence ATGCAAAAACGAGTTCTATCTGGTGTACAACCAACTGGCAACCTCCATATTGGCAATTACTTGGGGGCAATTCGCAACTGGGTAGAGACTCAGGCTGATTACGAAAACTTCTTTTGTGTCGTCGATCTGCACGCGATAACTGTCCCTCACGATCCCAAGACCTTAGCTAGCAATACTCGCGACATTGCAGCTTTATACATTGCCTGCGGTATCGATCCAGAGATCTCCACAATTTTTGTGCAGTCCCATGTGTCCGCCCATGCCGAGTTGACATGGTTACTCAACTGCATCACGCCGTTAAATTGGTTAGAGAGAATGATCCAATTTAAAGAGAAGGCAATCAAGCAAGGGGAAAATGTGGGCGTGGGTCTGCTGGACTATCCCGTGCTGATGGCTGCCGATATTTTGCTGTATCAAGCGGATTTAGTTCCTGTCGGTGAAGACCAGAAGCAGCATTTGGAACTGACGCGGGATATTGCGGGAAGATTTAACGATCAGTTTGCACCAGTTTTGAAAGTGCCTAATCCCTTAATTCGGAAGGAAGGGGCAAGGGTAATGAGTCTCACCGATGGAACCAAAAAAATGTCGAAGTCTGATCCTTCGGAAATGAGTCGGATTCATTTGCTCGATAAGCCCGATGAAATTGCTAAGAAGATCAAGAAGTGTAAGACCGATGCGGTGCGCGAGCTAGCCTTTGATGATAGCGATCGCCCTGAAGCGAATAATCTACTTGGTCTATACGCAATTTTTGCAAATAAAACTAAGGAAGAAGTCCAAGCTGAGGCGGCGACATGGCGCGGCTGGGGTGATTTTAAGACTGTACTTACTGATGCGGCGATCGCTCATCTTGAGCCGATTCAGACTAAGTATAATGAAGTGGTAAAAGAATCAGGATACCTAGATCACGTATTAAAAGAAGGTCGTGAAAAAGCCTCTGAGACTGCTTTTAAAGCCCTTAATGCCGTTAAAGATGCAATGGGTTATTTGCCACCTTTATAA
- a CDS encoding ferredoxin-thioredoxin reductase catalytic domain-containing protein — protein sequence MSLKPESESDRGKNKASSKSFEAMRKFSEKYAKNTGTFFCVDPSVTNAVIEGLAKHKEELGSPLCPCRYYEDKEAEVKDTYWNCPCVPMRERKECHCMLFLTPDNPFAGTKQELEIVDIVYDA from the coding sequence ATGTCCCTTAAACCAGAGTCAGAGTCAGATCGCGGGAAAAACAAAGCTTCCTCCAAAAGCTTTGAAGCGATGAGAAAGTTTTCCGAAAAATATGCCAAAAACACAGGGACTTTTTTTTGTGTAGATCCTAGTGTAACTAATGCCGTTATCGAAGGTTTAGCAAAACATAAAGAAGAATTAGGCTCGCCTCTCTGTCCTTGTCGTTATTATGAAGACAAAGAGGCTGAAGTCAAAGATACTTACTGGAATTGCCCCTGTGTGCCAATGCGTGAGCGCAAAGAATGTCACTGTATGTTGTTCCTGACACCAGACAATCCCTTTGCTGGTACAAAGCAAGAACTTGAGATCGTAGATATCGTATACGATGCTTAA
- a CDS encoding tetratricopeptide repeat protein yields the protein MKYAGNVWDKDALKNPETEYQTLLALLKQKQGFGMLFVRCSPAEGEQIIKRTRSDTLQQTVHVLRLNQPVADFYEVLVDKPDVHDANVLFITGIEEFLEGEITNNVDGELGEKLKHIPRPLAHLSLLRSRLREKFAIRFVFLLPLFALKFFINDYPELFDDAVEVFEFPTDMELLRQETFRWVGGDRFEAYGQLSAEERDRKYEDLQKLIDAQPLISERRIELLLEQGGLLVAGNRCQEAIDNCDLALQIRNDNHLAWYNRAVALDLSDHHEEAVENYRQALSFKEDFYAAWHNLGTSLSMLGRYEEAINSYNIALRHKPDYYYSYGGKGLVCSVLGKYDEAIEHCEKALALKPDYVQGWFSRAYALESIGQYGEAVASYDRALEYKPRDHQIWYSRAKALEHWGNYTEAIASYDQALEIRPDDYYAWNNRGLVLNKLELYEEAIASHDRALEINPDDHFAWYSRGNALSGIGKLEEAIASYDKAIQISPQETQVWQNRRLALRTLGFE from the coding sequence ATGAAGTACGCTGGAAACGTTTGGGATAAAGACGCTCTAAAAAATCCAGAGACAGAATATCAAACCCTATTAGCTTTACTAAAGCAGAAACAAGGTTTTGGGATGCTTTTTGTTCGTTGTTCTCCTGCTGAGGGGGAGCAAATTATAAAAAGGACAAGATCAGATACCCTACAGCAAACAGTTCATGTACTAAGACTTAATCAGCCTGTCGCAGACTTTTATGAAGTACTTGTCGATAAGCCCGATGTCCATGATGCCAATGTGTTATTTATCACAGGCATCGAAGAATTTTTAGAAGGTGAAATTACAAATAATGTTGATGGTGAATTAGGCGAAAAGCTCAAGCATATTCCTCGTCCTCTTGCTCACTTGAGCCTGTTGCGGTCTAGGCTCCGAGAGAAGTTCGCAATTCGCTTTGTTTTTCTATTGCCATTGTTTGCCCTCAAGTTTTTTATTAACGACTATCCCGAATTGTTTGATGATGCCGTAGAGGTATTTGAGTTTCCTACGGATATGGAATTGTTGCGGCAGGAGACTTTTCGGTGGGTTGGTGGCGATCGCTTTGAAGCCTATGGTCAGCTTAGTGCCGAAGAGCGTGATCGTAAGTATGAAGATCTGCAAAAGTTGATTGATGCTCAACCATTAATATCTGAGCGCCGTATTGAGTTATTGCTAGAACAGGGGGGACTATTAGTCGCGGGTAATCGCTGCCAAGAGGCGATCGATAATTGTGATCTCGCATTACAGATTCGCAATGATAATCATTTAGCTTGGTATAACCGTGCCGTGGCTTTAGACCTAAGCGATCACCATGAAGAAGCTGTAGAGAATTATAGGCAAGCGCTTTCTTTCAAAGAAGATTTTTATGCGGCGTGGCATAACCTTGGGACTTCTTTGAGTATGTTAGGTCGCTACGAAGAGGCTATTAATAGTTACAATATCGCCCTCAGACATAAGCCTGATTACTACTATTCCTACGGTGGTAAGGGGCTAGTTTGTAGTGTGCTAGGCAAATATGACGAAGCGATCGAACATTGTGAAAAGGCTCTAGCCCTAAAGCCCGACTATGTACAGGGTTGGTTTAGTCGTGCCTATGCCCTTGAGAGTATTGGACAATATGGTGAAGCTGTAGCCAGTTATGACCGCGCCTTGGAGTACAAACCCCGCGATCATCAAATTTGGTATAGCCGTGCTAAGGCTCTGGAGCATTGGGGAAATTATACGGAAGCGATCGCTAGCTATGACCAAGCCCTAGAAATCCGCCCTGATGACTATTACGCTTGGAATAATCGGGGGCTAGTCCTCAACAAACTAGAACTGTATGAAGAAGCGATCGCCAGTCATGATCGGGCTTTAGAAATTAATCCTGATGACCATTTCGCTTGGTATAGTCGAGGTAATGCCCTCAGTGGAATTGGTAAACTAGAAGAAGCGATCGCATCCTATGATAAAGCCATTCAGATTTCACCCCAAGAAACTCAAGTATGGCAAAATCGTCGCTTAGCCTTGAGAACACTTGGTTTTGAATAA
- a CDS encoding PAS domain S-box protein: MTTPHLPSQNSKVVTTGATLSCKSNGLKIPLILLITVPFLLSTFGIVGLISWLTFRNGYDAILNLSNQIHRKVTEQVQDRLNSYLELPYTLNQLNANSIDLEQLNDSDEQKVQTLFWKQLQDFPHISNIYVATTSGQYFGARRIKNRFAVDNATTTYMTDEFGRPQTLLMAKNRLKLSDRPWYPTVVDAGKSIWSEVYTDFITEEPAITAIKPIYSSSGELRGVLGVSMRLGDINRFLQETKVSPRGQTFIVDPSGKLIASSNLDVAIATQNNQNKKLERILATQSQDKLTQTVSEWLNLQSENNHHRILQSTLKFNGELHFLQVGQLQNTSKLNGLDWRIIVVVPASDFMSQIKENAASTIMLCFLALSLTTIFGIISARWISRPITQLSYASQSIANGNLSQKVEYSCIVKELAILATSFNQMSRQMQKSHTRLEEYSQLLVQKVDERTQALQQEILEHERTEAALRESEEKFAKAFRSSPDGMALITTGTNKHIDVNDKWTEITGYSREEAIGLAPSDLNLWLDLKERDRMLLILESQGRVFNYEASFVTKSGKIITGLISSETIEFGGQLFAIYAVKDISDRKKIEENIKESEKKYRDLVESANCIILRWDTQGNICFLNDYGLKFFGYEAEEIIGSYVLDTLVSAQSVTGEDLRQMIEDICHCPEKYQLNENENICKDGRRVWVTWSNKPIYDDKGQLIEILSVGTDITDRKRAEKELQVAKEAADTANRAKSEFLANMSHELRTPLNGILGYAQILKRSDDPHKHRSGLEIIQRSGEHLLTLLNDILDLSKIEAKKLELNPSEFDLPKLLQSITDIFQLQVHAKDVELIYQPLTPIPTIMYGDEKRLRQVLINLFGNAVKFTDLGSVSFSVSAQACEPRSSISSDDKNYYKNYKIRFAIADTGVGIDPDKLEDIFLPFQQVGDRARRYSGTGLGLPICQKIVEMMGGKLQVESTLNQGSTFWFEIELAEVPKLNATVPMDSRTIIGYSGNRRKILVVDDKTENRMVLSDLLTPLGFVVAEASNGYDCINQAKIFAPDLILLDMVMPQLDGHETTKRLRQLPMFQNTAIVMVSASAFNQDRDLSLEVGCNAFIAKPVNPDTLFQTVRSLLNLDWRYEDTDLASASSINTFDVRCNSEASVQPLIAPSKCVLEKLLQLARIGDILAIQDEVMLLQETDPVFRPFARQILDYARDFQIKRIRDFLMSQQQSIEDLSPLVYERIA, encoded by the coding sequence ATGACAACACCACACCTGCCTTCCCAAAATTCTAAGGTCGTCACCACTGGAGCCACACTCAGTTGTAAGAGTAATGGATTGAAAATACCTCTAATTCTGCTCATTACTGTGCCATTTTTGTTAAGCACATTTGGAATTGTTGGCTTAATTAGTTGGTTAACCTTCCGTAATGGATATGATGCAATCCTCAATCTTTCCAATCAGATCCATCGTAAGGTTACTGAGCAAGTTCAAGATCGCTTAAATTCATATTTAGAACTTCCTTACACACTTAATCAGCTTAATGCTAACAGTATTGATTTAGAACAACTCAATGATAGTGATGAACAGAAAGTCCAAACTCTCTTTTGGAAACAACTACAGGACTTTCCCCATATCAGTAATATTTATGTCGCTACTACTTCAGGTCAATATTTTGGAGCGAGAAGAATCAAAAATCGATTTGCAGTGGACAATGCCACTACCACTTATATGACCGATGAGTTTGGGCGACCCCAGACATTACTAATGGCAAAAAATCGTCTTAAGTTAAGCGATCGCCCTTGGTATCCAACCGTAGTTGATGCAGGAAAAAGTATCTGGAGTGAAGTATATACAGATTTTATTACAGAGGAACCTGCAATTACAGCAATTAAACCTATCTATAGCTCTTCTGGAGAACTTCGAGGTGTTTTAGGCGTATCAATGCGGTTGGGAGACATTAATCGGTTTTTGCAAGAAACAAAAGTTAGTCCAAGGGGACAAACATTCATTGTTGATCCTTCAGGAAAGCTCATAGCATCTTCTAACTTGGACGTTGCTATTGCTACACAAAATAATCAAAATAAGAAGCTTGAGCGAATTTTAGCAACCCAAAGCCAAGATAAATTAACTCAGACTGTGTCTGAGTGGTTAAATTTACAATCTGAAAATAATCATCATCGGATTTTACAATCGACGCTTAAGTTTAATGGAGAACTCCATTTCTTACAGGTCGGTCAACTACAAAATACCTCTAAATTAAATGGATTGGATTGGCGCATTATTGTAGTAGTTCCTGCCTCTGACTTTATGTCACAAATCAAGGAAAATGCTGCTTCAACGATCATGCTGTGTTTCCTTGCCCTAAGTTTGACCACTATATTTGGCATTATTTCCGCTCGTTGGATTAGCCGTCCAATTACGCAATTAAGCTATGCCAGCCAATCGATCGCTAATGGTAATCTGAGCCAAAAAGTTGAATATTCTTGCATTGTGAAGGAACTCGCAATTTTGGCAACATCTTTCAATCAGATGAGCCGCCAGATGCAAAAGTCACACACTAGGCTAGAGGAATATTCGCAACTGTTAGTGCAAAAGGTTGATGAACGCACACAGGCTTTACAGCAGGAAATCCTTGAACATGAAAGAACCGAGGCTGCTTTACGAGAATCAGAAGAAAAATTTGCTAAAGCTTTTCGGTCTAGTCCTGATGGAATGGCTTTAATCACTACTGGCACTAATAAGCATATTGATGTCAATGACAAATGGACAGAAATTACAGGCTATAGTCGCGAAGAGGCAATAGGCTTAGCTCCATCGGATTTGAACTTGTGGCTGGATCTGAAAGAGCGGGATCGGATGCTGCTAATTTTAGAATCACAAGGAAGAGTCTTTAACTATGAAGCGAGTTTCGTAACTAAGTCAGGCAAAATAATCACGGGGCTGATCTCTTCCGAAACTATTGAATTTGGTGGACAACTCTTTGCGATCTATGCGGTCAAAGATATCAGCGATCGCAAGAAAATCGAAGAAAATATTAAAGAGAGCGAAAAGAAATATCGCGATCTAGTGGAGTCTGCGAACTGTATCATTTTGCGATGGGATACCCAAGGTAATATCTGCTTCTTGAATGATTATGGGTTAAAATTCTTTGGGTATGAAGCGGAAGAAATAATTGGTTCCTATGTACTCGATACACTCGTATCTGCCCAAAGTGTTACAGGAGAAGATCTTCGCCAGATGATCGAGGATATCTGTCACTGTCCAGAAAAATACCAACTCAATGAGAATGAAAATATCTGTAAAGATGGACGGCGTGTCTGGGTAACTTGGTCTAATAAGCCGATCTATGACGATAAAGGACAATTAATTGAAATTCTATCTGTAGGGACAGATATTACCGATCGCAAACGTGCTGAGAAGGAACTCCAAGTTGCGAAAGAAGCTGCTGATACTGCCAACCGTGCGAAGAGTGAATTTCTTGCCAATATGAGTCATGAGCTACGGACTCCTTTAAATGGCATTTTGGGCTATGCGCAAATCCTGAAACGTAGTGATGACCCCCACAAGCATCGTTCGGGATTGGAAATTATTCAGCGTAGTGGTGAACATTTATTGACTCTGCTAAATGACATTCTCGATCTTTCCAAAATCGAAGCGAAGAAATTAGAACTTAATCCCAGTGAATTTGATCTTCCTAAACTACTGCAAAGTATTACGGATATTTTTCAGTTGCAAGTCCATGCGAAGGATGTGGAGTTAATCTATCAACCGCTTACGCCCATACCGACAATTATGTATGGTGATGAGAAACGGTTAAGACAGGTGTTAATTAATCTCTTTGGGAATGCCGTTAAATTTACTGATCTTGGCAGTGTCTCATTTTCCGTTAGCGCTCAAGCCTGTGAGCCTAGATCTTCTATATCTAGTGATGACAAAAATTATTATAAAAACTATAAAATCCGCTTTGCGATTGCCGATACGGGGGTAGGGATTGATCCTGACAAATTAGAGGATATCTTTTTACCATTCCAGCAAGTTGGTGATCGCGCCCGCCGTTATTCTGGTACAGGTTTAGGACTGCCAATCTGCCAAAAAATTGTGGAAATGATGGGAGGAAAACTCCAAGTTGAAAGTACCTTAAATCAAGGTAGTACTTTTTGGTTTGAAATTGAATTGGCGGAAGTTCCTAAACTTAATGCCACAGTACCTATGGATAGCCGCACAATTATTGGTTACTCAGGCAATCGCCGCAAAATTTTGGTTGTGGATGATAAGACCGAAAATAGAATGGTGTTAAGCGATTTGTTAACTCCATTAGGGTTTGTGGTGGCGGAGGCAAGTAATGGCTATGACTGCATTAATCAAGCCAAAATCTTTGCACCAGATTTAATCTTGCTAGATATGGTTATGCCGCAACTTGATGGGCATGAGACCACGAAGCGACTACGTCAGTTACCCATGTTCCAAAACACGGCGATCGTTATGGTCTCTGCAAGTGCTTTCAATCAAGATCGAGATCTGAGTCTGGAAGTAGGTTGTAATGCTTTTATTGCTAAGCCCGTAAATCCTGATACTCTTTTCCAAACCGTGCGATCGCTGCTCAATTTAGACTGGCGATACGAAGATACAGATCTTGCATCTGCTTCATCCATAAATACATTTGATGTGCGTTGTAATTCTGAGGCGAGCGTTCAGCCCTTGATCGCACCATCTAAATGTGTCCTAGAGAAGTTGCTCCAACTGGCGCGTATAGGCGATATTCTGGCGATTCAGGATGAAGTGATGCTGCTCCAAGAAACAGATCCTGTTTTCCGTCCCTTTGCGAGGCAAATTTTAGACTATGCCCGTGATTTTCAGATTAAACGCATCCGTGATTTTTTAATGTCTCAACAACAGTCTATAGAGGATTTATCTCCACTAGTATACGAGAGGATTGCTTAG
- a CDS encoding sterol desaturase, whose amino-acid sequence MLEVTLGLILELIKAITATALLLLLGDFFSTFFYHVPEHVFGKFHSIVHHGKNRSFLHYAVLTRNPLVLLDGILGAVPYFIFTPWLWQLSAVGTVIGLLLGEFHVVWRHVSILEWQTPEPVKAFCDFFFITTPERHWLHHQNAFAAFGDIFSFYEYPAEKWLLFLRFVRRKFKQFNQVDSSKIISA is encoded by the coding sequence ATTTTAGAAGTTACTTTAGGATTGATTCTAGAGTTGATTAAGGCAATTACAGCAACAGCGCTGTTACTTCTGCTAGGCGACTTCTTCTCGACATTTTTCTATCATGTTCCCGAACATGTATTTGGTAAGTTTCACTCCATCGTGCATCATGGTAAAAACCGCAGCTTTCTCCATTATGCTGTTTTAACTAGAAATCCTCTCGTATTACTAGATGGTATTTTAGGAGCAGTTCCCTATTTTATATTCACGCCTTGGCTATGGCAATTGTCGGCTGTAGGAACGGTTATTGGACTTTTGCTAGGTGAGTTTCATGTTGTATGGAGGCATGTTTCCATTCTTGAATGGCAAACTCCTGAACCAGTTAAAGCATTTTGCGACTTCTTTTTTATCACTACTCCTGAAAGGCATTGGCTACATCATCAAAATGCTTTTGCTGCCTTCGGTGATATCTTCTCTTTTTACGAATATCCAGCCGAAAAATGGTTGCTTTTCTTACGTTTTGTCCGTCGTAAATTTAAGCAGTTCAATCAAGTAGATAGCAGTAAAATTATTAGTGCCTAA
- a CDS encoding response regulator transcription factor produces the protein MQQTTKPLLFLILEDHPEVAQNNCLFLQKLEPSALCIICNNHAEALERLKLETPDLVTVDLLFSTFTGEQYAVSSLKFLHKVFQDYPFLNILIYTSEYDYLKPLTNLMGRHQGGFVVVSKIERRKSFLDGARHALEGKLEIPKELRKGIEISDRELQVLSLLCKDSRTDKAIAQEMNLSLKTVQNCILRLKMKLDIDYFDENITSTRVALCMQAIRRKLILP, from the coding sequence GTGCAACAGACGACTAAGCCACTCTTATTCCTCATCTTAGAAGATCACCCTGAAGTGGCTCAGAATAACTGTTTATTTTTACAAAAACTAGAACCATCGGCTCTCTGCATCATCTGCAATAACCATGCGGAGGCACTAGAACGGCTCAAATTAGAAACACCCGATTTAGTTACTGTCGATTTGCTATTTAGCACATTTACGGGAGAGCAATATGCTGTATCTAGTCTGAAATTTTTACACAAAGTCTTTCAAGATTATCCATTTCTGAATATTCTGATCTACACCAGTGAATATGACTACCTCAAACCCCTAACAAACCTCATGGGTCGTCACCAAGGTGGCTTTGTCGTTGTTAGTAAAATCGAGCGGCGCAAATCCTTTTTGGATGGAGCTAGACATGCCCTAGAAGGAAAGCTGGAAATCCCCAAAGAGCTACGCAAAGGTATTGAAATAAGCGATCGCGAACTTCAAGTACTATCTCTACTTTGCAAAGATTCACGAACGGATAAAGCGATCGCTCAAGAAATGAATCTCTCTCTCAAAACTGTGCAGAACTGTATACTCCGACTGAAGATGAAACTAGATATTGATTACTTTGATGAGAATATTACTAGTACGAGAGTAGCTCTATGTATGCAGGCAATACGGAGGAAATTAATATTGCCGTAA
- a CDS encoding sensor histidine kinase — translation MIPRKIWQRKAKRIWLFHLILLSSLGILGVVMFWAQMHIPIVIPLLILVVIGLLILFSLRLNWQKNLIYEQQCEIDRLHTIEQAAVISQARKLLHRIAANIHDGPLQELKLVMDQLEFLQMNSPDGNFNPILDRLEDLGDRLRQQLNQTRELALEITPDLREGLDIGITKKLQYLVESGELKLNVIKNLQPLTEPQLNSLWLEDREDIYRFFNEAIANVIHHAQPPQGIATEVRINLWQQAQHCTLIIENNGEILDKSIIESIPQQFKRGGYGMKLMETIASELPNGRFEKINLDAGGMCVQLSWNLAI, via the coding sequence ATGATTCCTCGCAAAATATGGCAGCGCAAAGCCAAAAGAATTTGGCTTTTTCACCTCATCCTGCTCAGCAGCTTGGGGATACTAGGCGTAGTTATGTTTTGGGCGCAAATGCACATTCCCATAGTCATTCCATTGCTAATATTAGTAGTCATCGGATTACTGATTCTATTTTCCTTAAGACTCAATTGGCAAAAAAACTTGATTTACGAGCAACAATGTGAAATCGATCGCCTACATACAATTGAACAAGCTGCTGTAATTTCTCAAGCTCGGAAACTATTACATCGCATTGCTGCCAATATCCATGATGGACCACTCCAAGAGCTAAAGTTGGTAATGGATCAACTAGAATTTTTGCAAATGAATTCTCCTGATGGAAACTTTAATCCCATTCTCGATCGCTTAGAAGATTTAGGCGATCGCCTCCGCCAACAGCTCAACCAGACCCGCGAGCTTGCTCTAGAAATTACACCCGATCTTCGCGAAGGATTAGATATTGGTATTACTAAAAAATTACAATATTTAGTTGAGTCTGGGGAATTAAAACTCAATGTTATTAAAAATCTACAACCACTAACAGAACCTCAGTTAAATAGTCTCTGGCTCGAAGATCGCGAAGATATTTATCGCTTTTTTAATGAAGCGATCGCCAACGTGATTCATCATGCCCAACCACCTCAAGGGATAGCTACTGAAGTTAGGATCAACCTATGGCAACAGGCGCAACATTGCACATTGATCATCGAAAACAACGGTGAAATATTAGATAAATCTATAATTGAAAGCATACCTCAACAGTTCAAACGTGGCGGCTATGGCATGAAGCTCATGGAAACGATCGCTTCTGAATTGCCCAATGGCAGATTTGAAAAAATTAATTTAGATGCAGGGGGAATGTGTGTCCAACTGTCTTGGAATTTAGCCATATAA
- a CDS encoding peptidoglycan-binding domain-containing protein: protein MSQQLFEDDVRFLQRFLKSAGFNPGIIDGIWGSKTDRAD from the coding sequence ATGAGTCAGCAACTTTTTGAGGATGATGTCAGATTTTTACAAAGATTTCTTAAATCAGCAGGTTTTAATCCAGGAATTATTGATGGTATTTGGGGTTCCAAAACAGATCGCGCTGACTAA
- a CDS encoding M15 family metallopeptidase, with translation MTLHPKAQEAARQFLKRLGDEGINARIISGTRTYAEQDELYTKGRTKPGPKVCNAKGGQSNHNFSIAWDIGIFDAQGAYLPESPLYEKAAQVALVGSLEWGGNWQSFKDRPHYQMITGLSIEEVRARFERGEPYI, from the coding sequence ATGACGCTGCATCCTAAAGCACAAGAGGCAGCAAGACAATTTCTCAAGCGCTTAGGTGATGAAGGGATTAATGCTCGGATCATTTCTGGTACGCGAACCTATGCTGAGCAAGATGAACTTTATACAAAAGGAAGAACCAAACCTGGTCCCAAGGTGTGTAATGCCAAAGGAGGACAGAGCAATCATAATTTCAGTATTGCTTGGGATATAGGGATATTTGATGCTCAAGGTGCTTATCTTCCAGAATCCCCTCTTTATGAGAAAGCTGCACAAGTGGCTCTAGTTGGTAGCCTAGAATGGGGCGGCAATTGGCAGAGTTTTAAAGATAGACCTCACTATCAAATGATTACAGGTTTATCAATTGAGGAAGTTCGGGCGCGATTTGAACGAGGCGAACCTTACATCTAA
- a CDS encoding ABC transporter permease, which yields MTAVIDLNIPKMAIALGMIAIAVSFSVWQKLAIAKNLIIATFRSIIQLIVVGFLLDAVFEIKQPVVILFIIFLMSLMAAREAKNRVREKVPYVLPIMWISVIVGTLAILAYTTFLVIQPDTWYSPQYLIPLAGMILGNSMNGAAIAAERFTQDLVKRSREIETHLCLGATPQQAISNYQTDAIRAAMIPTINVMMVAGVVSLPGMMTGQILSGTSPLLAVRYQLVILFAITTANLITALILTTLVTRQFFTPAQQLKLP from the coding sequence ATGACCGCTGTTATTGATTTGAATATTCCGAAAATGGCGATCGCTCTGGGGATGATCGCGATCGCGGTTAGTTTTTCGGTCTGGCAAAAATTAGCGATCGCCAAGAATTTAATCATCGCCACCTTTCGCAGCATCATTCAATTGATTGTGGTGGGATTTTTACTGGATGCCGTATTTGAAATCAAACAGCCCGTCGTAATTCTCTTCATCATTTTCTTAATGAGCCTAATGGCAGCCCGTGAAGCTAAAAACCGTGTGCGTGAAAAAGTACCTTACGTTCTGCCGATTATGTGGATATCGGTGATCGTCGGTACTCTCGCCATTCTTGCCTACACTACCTTCTTAGTGATTCAGCCCGATACTTGGTATTCACCGCAATATCTAATTCCCCTCGCAGGCATGATCCTAGGTAATTCGATGAATGGTGCAGCGATCGCTGCCGAGAGATTTACACAGGATTTAGTCAAGCGATCGCGGGAAATCGAAACCCATTTATGTTTAGGAGCCACTCCCCAACAGGCAATTTCTAACTATCAAACTGATGCCATTAGAGCCGCTATGATTCCCACCATTAACGTGATGATGGTAGCAGGGGTCGTATCTTTACCAGGGATGATGACAGGACAAATTTTAAGCGGGACTTCGCCACTATTAGCAGTGCGCTATCAGTTAGTAATTTTATTCGCTATTACTACTGCTAATCTCATCACCGCATTAATATTAACGACTCTAGTTACACGCCAATTTTTCACCCCTGCCCAGCAATTAAAATTGCCGTAA